The Brassica napus cultivar Da-Ae chromosome C7, Da-Ae, whole genome shotgun sequence genome has a segment encoding these proteins:
- the LOC106434696 gene encoding protein SGT1 homolog A isoform X1, with protein sequence MAKELAAQAKEAFVDDDFDVAVDLYSKAIDLDPSCADFFADRAQAYIKLQNFTEAVADAKKAIELDPSLTKAYLRKGTACMKLEEYRTAKTALEKGASIAPSESKFKKLIDECNLRIAEEEKDLVQPPVKVDQTPVPAEPAKPKFRHEYYQKPEEVVVTVFAKGIPKQNVNIDFGEQILSVVIDVPGEEAYHLQPRLFGKIVPKKCIYQVMSTKIEIRLAKAEIITWTSLEHGKGPAVLPKPDVSTEVSVRPAYPSSKKVKDWDKIEAEVKKQEKDEKLEGDAALNKFFREIYSNADEDMRRAMSKSFVESNGTVLSTDWKEVGAKKIESTPPDGMELKKWEI encoded by the exons ATGGCTAAAGAACTTGCAGCTCAGGCCAAAGAGGCTTTCGTAGACGACGACTTCGATGTCGCTGTTGACTTATACTCTAAAGCCATTGACTTGGATCCCAGTTGCGCTGACTTCTTCGCTGATCGTGCTCAGGCTTACATCAAACTCCAAAACTTCACCG AAGCTGTGGCAGATGCGAAGAAAGCTATTGAGTTGGATCCATCATTGACCAAAGCTTACTTGAGAAAAGG AACTGCCTGTATGAAGCTTGAAGAGTATCGAACTGCCAAAACAGCTCTTGAAAAAGGTGCCTCCATTGCACCAAGCGAATCCAAATTCAAGAAGTTGATAGATGAATGCAATCTTCGAATTGCAG aagaagagaaagatttGGTTCAACCGCCGGTAAAAGTTGATCAGACCCCTGTGCCTGCAGAACCAGCCAAACCAAAGTTCAG ACATGAGTACTACCAAAAGCCAGAAGAAGTTGTGGTGACCGTTTTTGCAAAAGGGATACCGAAGCAGAATGTTAATATAGACTTTGGTGAACAGATT CTGAGTGTTGTGATTGATGTTCCTGGAGAGGAAGCGTATCATCTCCAACCGAGACTGTTCGGAAAG ATAGTACCAAAGAAGTGCATATATCAAGTAATGTCAACCAAGATTGAGATCCGTCTTGCAAAAGCAGAGATCATCACATGGACCTCTCTTGAACACGGCAAAGGGCCAGCGGTTTTGCCAAAGCCAGATGTCTCAACAG AGGTTTCAGTGAGACCGGCTTATCCTTCTTCCAAGAAAGTGAAGGACTGGGACAAGATTGAAGCTGAAGTGAAGAAACAGGAGAAGGATGAGAAGCTGGAAGGAGACGCGGCTTTGAACAAGTTCTTCCGTGAGATATATTCGAATGCTGATGAGGATATGAGGCGTGCCATGAGCAAATCATTTGTGGAATCTAATGGGACAGTGCTCTCAACAGACTGGAAAGAGGTTGGAGCTAAGAAGATCGAGAGCACTCCTCCTGATGGTATGGAGCTCAAGAAATGGGAGATCTGA
- the LOC106434688 gene encoding probable WRKY transcription factor 29, whose amino-acid sequence MGEVVYMDEGDLEAIVRGYSGSGESSGGSYLPFEAASFYEPEMETTGLDELGELYKPFYPFSTQTILTSSVSVPEDSRSFRDDKEQRRHGCLLSNGSRVDHVRITESKSKKSKKNQQKRVVEQVKEENLLLDAWAWRKYGQKPIKGSPYPRSYYRCSSSKGCLARKQVERNPQNPEKFTITYTNEHNHELPTRRNSLAGSTRAKSSQPKPSITKKSGKQVVSSPTSNPVITSPDESSVAVQDMGISEMSTYQATEEIEGMSTSLPSDLLSGIGNFPSFTGDFDELLNSQEFLNGYLWNY is encoded by the exons ATGGGTGAGGTGGTTTATATGGACGAAGGAGACTTAGAAGCAATCGTGAGAGGCTACTCAGGCTCCGGTGAAAGCTCCGGCGGGTCTTACCTCCCATTTGAGGCGGCTAGTTTCTACGAACCGGAGATGGAGACAACCGGTTTAGATGAACTCGGTGAACTCTACAAACCTTTTTATCCTTTCTCTACTCAAACTATCCTCACGAGCTCCGTCTCTGTTCCCGAAGATTCAAGAAGTTTCCGAGATGATAAAGAACAACGAAGACATGGCTGTCTTCTGTCTAACGGATCAAGAGTTGATCATGTCAGAATCACAGAGTCCAAATCCAAGAAGAG CAAGAAGAACCAACAGAAGAGAGTTGTTGAGCAAGTGAAAGAAGAGAATCTGTTGTTGGACGCATGGGCGTGGCGTAAATATGGGCAGAAACCCATCAAAGGATCTCCGTACCCAAG GAGTTATTACCGGTGCAGCAGCTCGAAGGGGTGTTTAGCAAGAAAACAAGTTGAAAGAAATCCTCAGAACCCGGAAAAGTTCACCATAACGTATACGAACGAGCACAATCATGAGCTACCAACCCGGAGAAACTCACTAGCTGGTTCAACTCGAGCGAAATCTTCCCAACCCAAACCGTCCATAACCAAAAAATCTGGAAAACAAGTGGTTTCTTCTCCCACAAGTAACCCGGTGATCACATCCCCTGATGAATCTTCCGTTGCTGTTCAAGACATGGGGATTTCTGAAATGAGCACGTACCAAGCAACCGAAGAAATAGAAGGCATGAGTACCAGTTTACCATCGGATTTGTTGTCTGGAATCGGAAATTTTCCAAGCTTTACTGGTGACTTCGATGAACTATTGAATAGCCAAGAGTTCCTCAATGGGTACTTATGGAATTATTAG
- the LOC106434693 gene encoding endoglucanase 20-like, with protein sequence MGKLLLVMLVVLIMAFQSLGTLDYGHALNKSILFFEGQRSGKLPVKQRVNWRADSALSDGSPDNVNLIGGYYDAGDNVKFVWPMAFTTTLLSWAAIEYQKEISSVNQLGYLRSAIKWGTDFIIRAHPSPTTLYTQVGDGNADHACWQRPEDMDTVRTLYKISSSSPGSEVASEAAAALASASLVFKSFDSKYSSTLLSHAKSLFEFADQHRGSYQASCPFYCSHSGYNDELLWAAAWLYKATGENKYLSYVASNQGWSQAVNEFSWDNKFAGAQALLASEFYNGKNELGKFKNDVESFVCALMPGSSSQQIKPTPGGLLFTRDGSNLQYATTATTVLFHYSKTLTRARVGSIQCGSTKFTASQIHDFAKSQVDYILGNNPKKMSYMVGFGNKCPTQPHHRSSSLPSIKSKPDKIDCKGGFSYFNSDQPNPNEHTGAIVGGPDSSDHFSDKRSDYAHAEPTTYINAAFIGPVAALIRRNSN encoded by the exons ATGGGCAAGCTCTTATTGGTAATGTTAGTTGTTCTTATCATGGCTTTCCAAAGCTTGGGAACTCTTGATTATGGACATGCACTAAACAAGTCCATCTTGTTCTTTGAAGGCCAACGATCCGGAAAACTCCCGGTTAAACAACGTGTTAATTGGCGAGCTGATTCTGCCCTCTCCGACGGTTCACCGGATAAC GTAAATTTGATTGGAGGGTACTATGATGCAGGCGACAACGTAAAATTCGTGTGGCCAATGGCATTTACCACAACCTTATTGAGTTGGGCCGCTATTGAATACCAAAAAGAGATTTCCTCTGTAAACCAACTCGGTTATCTCCGGTCTGCTATTAAATGGGGAACCGATTTTATCATCCGGGCTCATCCTTCGCCCACCACACTATATACACAG GTAGGAGATGGGAACGCAGATCATGCTTGTTGGCAGAGGCCAGAAGATATGGACACAGTCAGAACTCTCTACAAGATATCATCCTCTTCCCCCGGATCTGAAGTCGCCAGTGAAGCCGCAGCCGCTCTTGCCTCCGCCTCACTTGTTTTCAAATCGTTCGATTCTAAATATTCATCCACGCTTCTAAGCCATGCAAAATCC CTATTTGAATTTGCTGATCAGCACAGAGGTTCATATCAAGCATCTTGCCCTTTCTACTGTTCACACTCAGGCTACAAT GACGAGTTATTATGGGCTGCGGCTTGGCTATACAAGGCAACAGGAGAAAATAAATACCTAAGTTATGTCGCAAGCAATCAAGGTTGGAGCCAAGCGGTGAATGAATTCAGCTGGGACAATAAATTCGCCGGAGCTCAGGCTCTACTCGCATCA GAGTTCTACAACGGGAAGAATGAATTGGGAAAATTTAAGAACGATGTTGAGTCATTCGTCTGCGCATTGATGCCAGGAAGTAGCTCTCAACAAATTAAACCAACTCCTG GTGGCCTTTTGTTTACTAGAGACGGTAGTAACTTACAATATGCAACAACGGCTACAACAGTTTTGTTCCATTACTCAAAAACTCTAACTCGAGCCCGGGTCGGTTCAATCCAGTGTGGTTCAACCAAGTTCACTGCGTCACAAATTCATGATTTCGCCAAATCACAG GTTGATTACATTCTTGGAAATAATCCAAAGAAAATGTCTTACATGGTGGGATTCGGGAACAAGTGCCCAACACAGCCTCATCATAGAAGCTCATCTTTACCGTCAATCAAATCTAAGCCGGACAAAATTGACTGCAAAGGAGGATTTTCATACTTTAATTCTGATCAACCAAACCCGAATGAGCATACCGGCGCAATTGTTGGGGGGCCGGACTCATCAGATCACTTTAGCGATAAAAGATCAGATTACGCTCATGCAGAGCCCACAACTTACATCAACGCCGCCTTTATTGGGCCCGTTGCAGCTCTGATTCGCCGGAATTCTAACTAG
- the LOC125590667 gene encoding putative glycerol-3-phosphate transporter 5, whose translation MQSKIGGGGLPPAFSLFPSLNKTFTFHQILVLITTFLAYASFHASRKPPSIVKSVLGPSVNEQSNSPIDNRWAPFKGTEGTQRLGELDLAFLSSYALSMYFAGHLGDMIDLRLFLVFGMMGSGILNVHLLGFYMTIQIVCGLFQSIGWPCVVYVVANWCGKEKRGLIMGVWNSHTSVGKIVGSIVASSVLDSGWGWSFALPGGLVIVSGLVVRIISDLNLATII comes from the coding sequence ATGCAATCCAAGATCGGCGGCGGCGGCTTACCTCCAGCGTTTTCTCTCTTCCCAAGCTTAAACAAAACCTTCACATTCCACCAAATCCTCGTCCTCATCACCACCTTCCTAGCCTACGCTTCGTTCCACGCCTCTCGCAAACCTCCGAGCATCGTCAAGAGCGTCCTCGGACCTTCCGTCAACGAACAATCAAACTCTCCGATCGACAACAGATGGGCTCCGTTCAAAGGAACCGAAGGAACGCAGAGACTCGGCGAGCTCGATCTAGCGTTCCTATCTTCCTACGCTCTCAGTATGTATTTCGCAGGGCATTTAGGAGATATGATCGATCTGAGGCTGTTTCTCGTGTTTGGGATGATGGGAAGTGGGATCCTCAACGTGCATCTTCTCGGGTTTTACATGACTATTCAGATCGTTTGTGGGTTGTTTCAATCTATCGGGTGGCCTTGTGTTGTCTATGTGGTTGCGAACTGGTGTGGGAAGGAGAAGCGTGGGTTGATTATGGGTGTTTGGAACTCTCATACATCTGTTGGGAAGATTGTTGGTTCCATTGTTGCTTCTTCCGTGCTTGATTCCGGATGGGGTTGGTCTTTTGCTTTGCCTGGTGGGTTGGTGATTGTGTCTGGATTGGTTGTGAGGATTATATCTGACTTGAACCTAGCCACTATTATATAG
- the LOC106434696 gene encoding protein SGT1 homolog A isoform X2 — protein MAKELAAQAKEAFVDDDFDVAVDLYSKAIDLDPSCADFFADRAQAYIKLQNFTEAVADAKKAIELDPSLTKAYLRKGTACMKLEEYRTAKTALEKGASIAPSESKFKKLIDECNLRIAEEEKDLVQPPVKVDQTPVPAEPAKPKFRHEYYQKPEEVVVTVFAKGIPKQNVNIDFGEQILSVVIDVPGEEAYHLQPRLFGKIVPKKCIYQVMSTKIEIRLAKAEIITWTSLEHGKGPAVLPKPDVSTVRPAYPSSKKVKDWDKIEAEVKKQEKDEKLEGDAALNKFFREIYSNADEDMRRAMSKSFVESNGTVLSTDWKEVGAKKIESTPPDGMELKKWEI, from the exons ATGGCTAAAGAACTTGCAGCTCAGGCCAAAGAGGCTTTCGTAGACGACGACTTCGATGTCGCTGTTGACTTATACTCTAAAGCCATTGACTTGGATCCCAGTTGCGCTGACTTCTTCGCTGATCGTGCTCAGGCTTACATCAAACTCCAAAACTTCACCG AAGCTGTGGCAGATGCGAAGAAAGCTATTGAGTTGGATCCATCATTGACCAAAGCTTACTTGAGAAAAGG AACTGCCTGTATGAAGCTTGAAGAGTATCGAACTGCCAAAACAGCTCTTGAAAAAGGTGCCTCCATTGCACCAAGCGAATCCAAATTCAAGAAGTTGATAGATGAATGCAATCTTCGAATTGCAG aagaagagaaagatttGGTTCAACCGCCGGTAAAAGTTGATCAGACCCCTGTGCCTGCAGAACCAGCCAAACCAAAGTTCAG ACATGAGTACTACCAAAAGCCAGAAGAAGTTGTGGTGACCGTTTTTGCAAAAGGGATACCGAAGCAGAATGTTAATATAGACTTTGGTGAACAGATT CTGAGTGTTGTGATTGATGTTCCTGGAGAGGAAGCGTATCATCTCCAACCGAGACTGTTCGGAAAG ATAGTACCAAAGAAGTGCATATATCAAGTAATGTCAACCAAGATTGAGATCCGTCTTGCAAAAGCAGAGATCATCACATGGACCTCTCTTGAACACGGCAAAGGGCCAGCGGTTTTGCCAAAGCCAGATGTCTCAACAG TGAGACCGGCTTATCCTTCTTCCAAGAAAGTGAAGGACTGGGACAAGATTGAAGCTGAAGTGAAGAAACAGGAGAAGGATGAGAAGCTGGAAGGAGACGCGGCTTTGAACAAGTTCTTCCGTGAGATATATTCGAATGCTGATGAGGATATGAGGCGTGCCATGAGCAAATCATTTGTGGAATCTAATGGGACAGTGCTCTCAACAGACTGGAAAGAGGTTGGAGCTAAGAAGATCGAGAGCACTCCTCCTGATGGTATGGAGCTCAAGAAATGGGAGATCTGA